The DNA region TCCTGCTTGCCAGAAGCGAGGCTAAAGCCTCGCACTACAAATCTTTTTATTATTCGTGTTCATTCGTGGTTATATATTCCCTCTGTGTTCTCTGTGACTCTGTGGCTATATCCCTGAACGGTTACCGAAATTCTTCATTTGTGCTATTCGTCAATTCGTGCAATTCGTGTTCTTCCCCTAAATGATTGACGCATTACCACAGGTCGCATTTTTTTCTTGCCTTTTTTTTAAAAATATGGTATGATAATAGTTGATTAAATAAATGATGAAAAGGCTTATCTTCATAAGTATATTTCTTTTTATCAGTTCTTTTGTCTGGGCAAAAAATAATACCGGTGCGACATTCTTGAAAATTAATGGTGGAGCAAGACCAGCGGGGATGGGTGATGTCTTTTGTGCCGTTGCCAATGATGTTAATGCGTTATATTTTAACCCCGCAGGATTAGCTCAGATTAAAGGAGAAGAGTGTTTATTAACCTATACTCAATGGTTTGAAGATGTTAAATATAACTACCTTGCCTTTGCCCAAAATATTAGTCGTGTTCGAACCATAGGTGGCAATGTTACCTACCTCCGCATAAATGACCTCATTGGTAGAGATGATGACGGAGACCTGACAGGTAATTTTGATGCTTATGACTTAGCCTTAGGATTAGCTTATGCTGAAAGGTTATCTAAACATTCATTAGTTGGGTTACATTTAAAATCTATCTATCAATTAAATGAAAATACCTCTGGAAGTAGCATAGCGATTGACTTCGGCTGGTTATACAAAAACATCATTAAAGATTTAGATTTAGGACTATCCATCCAAAATATTGGAACAAAGATAAAATTTATTAAAAAAAAAGAAGAATTACCTTTAAATATCAAAGTAGGTCTTGCTTACAAATTACCTCGTATCTTGATTATAGCCGTAGATGGGAATATACCTGAAGATGGTAAAGTATCTGTTAATGCTGGAACAGAAATTACTCTCCTCCATTTTCTATCTCTGCGCACTGGTTATAAATCCCAGACTGATTTAGATTCAAAGAGTCATTGGAGTTATGGAGTAGGATTAAAAATAAGTGATTATCAGATTAATTATGCCTTTGTTCCGTATGGAATATTAGGGGATACACATAGAGTGTCTTTATTACTTAAGTTTCTTTAACTTGATGTTCAAGTTTTTTAAAGGTATAAAGATTTAACCGCAAAGAGCACAAAGGAAGATTTCGCAAAGGACGCAAAGGAAGGAAAATAAGGTGGTGAACAACCTATTGCTTTGTTAAGTTTGCTTTGCTATGTTTAGAAAGTTATCGGTTATCAGGTTATCGGTGAAGAGAAAACAATGACCTGTTATCTCCGATTAC from bacterium includes:
- a CDS encoding PorV/PorQ family protein, with the translated sequence MMKRLIFISIFLFISSFVWAKNNTGATFLKINGGARPAGMGDVFCAVANDVNALYFNPAGLAQIKGEECLLTYTQWFEDVKYNYLAFAQNISRVRTIGGNVTYLRINDLIGRDDDGDLTGNFDAYDLALGLAYAERLSKHSLVGLHLKSIYQLNENTSGSSIAIDFGWLYKNIIKDLDLGLSIQNIGTKIKFIKKKEELPLNIKVGLAYKLPRILIIAVDGNIPEDGKVSVNAGTEITLLHFLSLRTGYKSQTDLDSKSHWSYGVGLKISDYQINYAFVPYGILGDTHRVSLLLKFL